From Pan paniscus chromosome 9, NHGRI_mPanPan1-v2.0_pri, whole genome shotgun sequence, the proteins below share one genomic window:
- the SMIM38 gene encoding small integral membrane protein 38, producing the protein MPGRPRAGVWRADLACLVAPERTGRSLGGAGCRGPRLDGASCPGSARQPLGSAGLGWQGPTASRFQGRGCCCPLGLTSGMTSWPGGSFGPDPLLALLVVILLARLILWSCLGTYIDYRLAQRRPQKPKQD; encoded by the coding sequence ATGCCAGGGAGGCCCCGGGCTGGAGTCTGGCGGGCAGATCTGGCCTGCTTGGTGGCACCGGAGAGAACAGGGCGGTCCCTTGGGGGCGCCGGCTGCAGAGGCCCCAGGCTGGACGGAGCTTCCTGTCCTGGGTCTGCACGGCAGCCACTTGGCAGTGCCGGGCTAGGGTGGCAGGGCCCCACTGCATCTCGGTTCCAGGGCAGAGGCTGCTGCTGCCCTTTGGGGCTGACTTCAGGCATGACCTCCTGGCCAGGTGGCAGCTTTGGCCCTGACCCGCTCCTGGCCCTGCTGGTGGTGATCCTGCTAGCACGCCTCATCCTGTGGTCCTGCCTCGGGACCTACATCGACTACAGACTGGCCCAGCGGCGGCCCCAGAAACCCAAGCAGGACTAA